CTGTTTGAGCCAAGATTTATATAATCTGCTTTAGGGCTACACTTATTCGCCGTAAAACTGTATAAAAATTACAGTTTTGCGGTATAAAGAGAAAAACGGGTACTTGTCAAGTCTCCAGAATTCCAGATTTATGCACTTAGAGCAAAATTTTCATCAAGTTTAAAAAGTTGTGGTCATACACATAGTACCTGGAATTTGCCATTTGAATAAGTCCTTTTACCCCATGATTATCTTGATAATATTGTCCTCAATGTGCTAAGATTTTCTTTATGTTAACAGTATTACCTGCTACTCGTAGTAAAAAACCACCTGATTTTAGTACATTACCTCGATTTGAGTATTTAGATAAAATAATTAGAATTCCCGATTTTGTTCAAGATGCTGTGCGTTCAGATCTTTTGAATACTGTTGATGCTGATCTAAGTGCATTAAATTTAGCCGAGCTTGCACATAAGAGTGTTGTGGGTAATGAGCTAGCAGCAGTTATTGAAGCAGTAGCTGCTAACGGAACTCTTGTAGAAGCGTCAGGTTCTAATGGTCATCTATCTGTACATGAATATCAACAGACTTTACCAGAATTATTAGCTAGAAGCGTTGAGGCCAATAATAGTTTATTAGAACATGCAAATAATAGAGTTAGAGAAGTAGCTTTGGCTAATGTAGGCATTCTTGATTGGGTCTTATCGCTTTATCGAAAATTCTCCAGTCCCGCTCCTGAAGCATAGATCTAGACTTAAGGATATAGCTTTAATTGAGAATATAGCCTATATAACCTAGCCTTAAAGCCCCTATTAAAGCGAATAATCTATTTAGGTCAACAAGCATCTTTGATGCGTAGATTGACCGTAGATAAAAGGTCTGCCAACAAGCTTTTATTGATATGTAATTTAAATTACGTAAAATTATAAGCTTGCTGGCAGTAAAAGCTAGAAAGGAAGAACTTGGTTTAGAACATGCTTCGTGGTATTTATACATCAGCAACTGGGATGGAAGCCCAGAAAGATATGCAAGAATTAATTGCAGATAATTTAGCGAATGCTAATACCAGTGGTTTTAAAGCAGTACGTCATATTTACAAAAGTTTTGCAGATCATCCTATTGTTAATTCTGCAACAGGTCAAGAGATGGGAGAGATTTCTCACGGCATAGAACCATTTTCTACTAGTTATGACTTCGCTCAAGGTCCACTGAGACAAACTGGCAATCCTCTTGATGTTGCTATTCAAGGTGAGGGTTTTTTTGCGATACAAGACGCTGATGGAGTGGTTTCTTATACTCGCAATGGACATTTTAGTTTGGATAAGGATGGTTACATTGTTACTCAAGCGGGTGATTTTCTTTTGGATCAAGGATTTGCTCCGGTTTATCTTGGCTTTCAAGGAGTGCGTGATCTTGTTGTTTTGCGTAACGGTAATATGGTTGTTAATGGTGACTATGTTGCAAGACTTAATACTTTTGAGTTTCCAGATGATGCAAAAATCATGCGACTGGCAGGTGATAAATATACTGCTGACAAAGCTCTTACAGGAATGAACAGTTCGTTTAATAGTACTCTAGCTCAGGGTTTCATTGAAAATTCTAATGTGAGTCCAGTAAAAACATCCGCCGAGATGGTTCAAGTAATGAGAACTTATGAATCGAATCAAAGAGCGATGAAAGCACAGGTTGATACTTTGCAGATGTTGATGCAGCTTGGTGAGAATATATAAGGGCTATTGAATAGCCAGATTGGTCAAATATTAGACGAATTTTGGTTGATTAATACTTAAAACCATCTGGTCTAATATGCACACTCGGTTCAATCTCAGTACTATTGAGCGCGCCGCCAAGTACTTTGGCTAGTACGATCAAGTGATCACCAGTTTCCATTTCTGTAAAATATTCTGCTTCCAGGTAGCCAACAGAGTCTTTGAGTATTGGCACACCGGTTTCTCCAGTAAAAGTTTCTAGCTCATCAAAGATGCTTCCTGTTTCTGGAGCTGGTTTAAAAAATCGAGACATGGTTTTGCCGTTTTCTTTGCCCATAATATTGACGACGAGTTTGCCACCACCGGTGAGTAGGTCAAAGTGAGCCTTGCGTTCTTTGTTAAAAGCGATACTTATCATAGGTGGCTCGAAGCCAGCTTGTTGAACCCAACTAGCTAGGAAACCAGCTTCTTTGTCTTTATGTTTGAGGCTAATGATATAAAGTCCTGAGACTAATTTACCTAATGCTGGTGCGAGTGCTGCTTTGTCCATGTCAATGATTCTATCACGCAAAACGTTACTTTATTAATTCCTGGTCTTGATGAAGTGAGGTTTTGCTATACAAATTACTCCTCAATGAGCTTACACGTATAATAAAGTCAGTGTCCCTTCGCTTTGCACCAATCTATTTCATCACTATCTTGGCAGCTGTCACTCTTGCTTATGCTTTAGGTTTTAATATCGTACCTTATCAATTTGATCAAGTAGATCCTGGCGCTATTTTGCAGGCACCCGGTCTTGAGCATTGCTTTGGCACAGATTTTTTGGGAAGAGATATTTTGGTGCGTTTGATTCATGGTGCTCAAATGAGTTTGTCAATTGCCTTACTGACAGGCTTGATGGCTTTATTGATTGGCACGAGTTTGGGCACCATCGCTGGTTACTTGGGTGGCTTCGTTGAAGAGCTGATCATGAAGTTGATTGATTTTATTTATTCATTGCCGGATTTATTGGTGCTCAGTATCATTGCTTTGTTTTTTTCTCAATCAAGTTCGGGAATAATTTTGGGTTTGGCTTTTATTAGTTGGATGGATTTGGCTCGCTTGGTTAGATCTGAAGTCAAACAAATTAAGGCTGAAGAATTTATAGAAGCGACGCGTACACTGGGTTTGAACCATTGGCAAATTATCAGCAAACATATTTTGCCAAATGCAGTTGGTTCTATTATTGTTGCACTGAGTTTTACTTTACCGCGTGCGATCTTAGCTGAGAGTACTTTGAGTTTTATTGGACTTGGGCTTTCACCACCAAACACTAGCTGGGGCACACTTGCTGGAGATGGCTGGCAATATCTTAGAACTGATCCACATTTAATTTTCTTTCCAGCCTTGATGATATTTTTGACTGTTTATAGTTTTAATTATTTTGGTGATCGTTTACAGGAGTCATTTAATCCCAACAAGTTTGGTGAGCACTTGTTAAATTCATCATTGCAAATTAAAACAAATCACAATCTGTCAAAGCTACAACAATAACTACTCCGATTCCAAACTGGAAATGAAATAAACTAGCTGCTTCTGAAAAGCCAAAGATAAACGGACTTAAGGCAAGAAAGGCTCCACCAATTAAATCTATTAAGAGATGTGTCTTTAACGAGAGCAGTGGTTTGAAGCCCAAAGAGAAGTCAGTGAATATTGTATAAAATAAGGCAATCACTCCAAGGCTAACGGGCAAACCAAGAGCGATCCCTGTAAAACCACTATACCAAGGGATCATAATTAAAATCGATACAGCAAAGTAATCGATGATTCCGTGTAAACCTGGTTTGATGAATCGCATTAGTATTGATTATATACCCACTAGCTTAAGATAAAAGACTATTGAGGCTTATTAAGAAAACTGCTAAGCTAGTGTTCATGAGTAATAAATTAACTAGTATTAGACATAGCAGACGTGACGACTCCGGTTTAACACTTGTTGAGTTGATGGTTGTTGTTGTGATTATTGGTATTCTTGCCACGATTGCAATTCCCAACTTAATGGAAGCGCAGGATAAAGCGAAGAACACTACAGTTGTTGCTGCAGCACATGCACTAGTTTCCAATATTCAAATATCCGCAGTTGATACTGGTGGATTGATTCCTGAATCTGGTTATGAAATTGATGAACTTGGTTCAACTCGCAAATTACTCAATCCTTTTACTAAAGAACAAGTTGATCTTATCGACGGAATCGTTGATCCAGATCAAGACTTTCCTGGCACACTTGGTTATGAACCAAACGTAACTCTTGTAAGACCTTTCAGAAGCGGTATTGATACCGAGCCTGAAGTAGAACCAATGATCGGTGGTTTTGTTGTGACTGGGTTGGGAATCGTTCGTGGTGAGCCAGCGATTGTAGTTGCCCTTGACAACGGCTAATTTTGATCTGGATCTTTTTCCGTATTTCTGCGTTGCTCGCTGATTTTCATCGACTTATTGACGGCTCAGTCAACTTCGTCTTGAAAATCAACTCGACGCCTTGAACTACGAAAAAATATCTCGCTCAAAATAGTCTTCAGTTCAATTTCTTTGACTTTGCTATAATGAACCACTGTGGTACAAACAGTGGACGATAAACAAGAACTAACCAATTTAGAACAAGAAAGACAACGCAAGCTTGAAGCACTTAGAGAGCTTGGAATTGATCCTTATCCTTACAAGTTTGAGCGTAGTCATTTTATTAAAGAGCTGCAAGCAAAATATCAAGATCTTGCTAATGAAGAGCACACTGAAGATGTGGTTACAGTAGCGGGACGTGTGACTAATCAACGTAACGATTGGATGTTTGTTGATCTTGTTGATGACACTGGCAAGATTCAATTGTTTTCTGATGCCAAAACTCGCGCAGCTAATTTACAGGAATTATTTCCGCTTCTAGACAAAGGTGATCATATTGGCGCTACTGGTAAGATACGACGGACTCCGCGTGGTGAGCTTACTATTGATATGGAGACAGTCACTGTTTTATCTAAGACACTCAAACCGCTTCCTGAAATCATTGAAGGCAAACGTCGTCGTCTTGGGATTTCTGATGTAGAAACAAGATACAGACAGCGTTACCTTGATTTGATTGTTAATGAGAAATCAAAAGACAACTTATACAAGAAGGCAATCTTGATGCGTGAGATTCGTAACTTCCTTGATTCGCGTGATTTTGT
The sequence above is a segment of the Cyanobacteriota bacterium genome. Coding sequences within it:
- a CDS encoding flagellar hook-basal body protein, producing MLRGIYTSATGMEAQKDMQELIADNLANANTSGFKAVRHIYKSFADHPIVNSATGQEMGEISHGIEPFSTSYDFAQGPLRQTGNPLDVAIQGEGFFAIQDADGVVSYTRNGHFSLDKDGYIVTQAGDFLLDQGFAPVYLGFQGVRDLVVLRNGNMVVNGDYVARLNTFEFPDDAKIMRLAGDKYTADKALTGMNSSFNSTLAQGFIENSNVSPVKTSAEMVQVMRTYESNQRAMKAQVDTLQMLMQLGENI
- a CDS encoding flavin reductase family protein, with amino-acid sequence MDKAALAPALGKLVSGLYIISLKHKDKEAGFLASWVQQAGFEPPMISIAFNKERKAHFDLLTGGGKLVVNIMGKENGKTMSRFFKPAPETGSIFDELETFTGETGVPILKDSVGYLEAEYFTEMETGDHLIVLAKVLGGALNSTEIEPSVHIRPDGFKY
- a CDS encoding ABC transporter permease gives rise to the protein MSLRFAPIYFITILAAVTLAYALGFNIVPYQFDQVDPGAILQAPGLEHCFGTDFLGRDILVRLIHGAQMSLSIALLTGLMALLIGTSLGTIAGYLGGFVEELIMKLIDFIYSLPDLLVLSIIALFFSQSSSGIILGLAFISWMDLARLVRSEVKQIKAEEFIEATRTLGLNHWQIISKHILPNAVGSIIVALSFTLPRAILAESTLSFIGLGLSPPNTSWGTLAGDGWQYLRTDPHLIFFPALMIFLTVYSFNYFGDRLQESFNPNKFGEHLLNSSLQIKTNHNLSKLQQ
- a CDS encoding type II secretion system protein; translation: MSNKLTSIRHSRRDDSGLTLVELMVVVVIIGILATIAIPNLMEAQDKAKNTTVVAAAHALVSNIQISAVDTGGLIPESGYEIDELGSTRKLLNPFTKEQVDLIDGIVDPDQDFPGTLGYEPNVTLVRPFRSGIDTEPEVEPMIGGFVVTGLGIVRGEPAIVVALDNG